A window from Sphingopyxis alaskensis RB2256 encodes these proteins:
- a CDS encoding TorF family putative porin — protein MKFLTKACFGMLLAASAMSTPAFAQEEEAEASGPFTLSGGIAVTSDYRFRGISLSNEKVAVQPTLTVSHESGFYAGVWGSSLPDSPAYGKFELDVYGGFNTEIAPGTTADIGVTWYTYPGSDDGGAPTDYFEGIGKLSHDIGPVSITGMVAYAPKQDSLGDQDNIYLNLGAGFGIPNTPVTLTAGIGYNDGSLGLVSPDGQYVDWSLGASFAAGPLTFSAQYIDTDVPKTGVKAVDTLYDPTVVFTLGASF, from the coding sequence ATGAAGTTTCTTACCAAAGCGTGTTTCGGCATGCTGCTCGCCGCGTCGGCAATGTCGACGCCCGCCTTCGCTCAGGAAGAAGAAGCAGAAGCCAGCGGCCCCTTCACGCTTTCGGGCGGCATTGCGGTGACGAGCGACTATCGCTTCCGCGGCATTTCGCTGTCGAACGAAAAGGTCGCGGTGCAGCCGACGCTGACCGTTTCGCATGAAAGCGGCTTCTATGCCGGCGTCTGGGGCTCGTCGCTTCCCGACAGCCCGGCCTATGGCAAGTTCGAGCTCGACGTCTATGGCGGTTTCAACACCGAAATCGCGCCGGGCACGACCGCCGACATCGGCGTGACCTGGTATACCTATCCCGGCAGCGACGATGGCGGCGCGCCGACCGACTATTTCGAGGGCATCGGCAAGCTGTCGCACGACATCGGCCCCGTCTCGATCACCGGCATGGTCGCTTATGCGCCCAAGCAGGATTCACTCGGCGACCAGGACAATATCTATCTGAACCTCGGCGCCGGTTTTGGCATTCCGAACACCCCGGTCACGCTGACCGCGGGGATCGGCTATAATGACGGCTCGCTCGGCCTCGTGTCGCCCGACGGCCAATATGTCGACTGGTCGCTCGGCGCGTCCTTCGCCGCGGGGCCGCTGACTTTCTCGGCGCAATATATCGACACCGACGTCCCGAAGACGGGGGTGAAGGCGGTCGATACGCTGTACGATCCGACCGTGGTGTTCACACTCGGCGCGTCCTTCTGA
- the ispG gene encoding flavodoxin-dependent (E)-4-hydroxy-3-methylbut-2-enyl-diphosphate synthase: MSDHNPGLRPWRDIARRTSRQIMVGNVPVGGGAPISVQTMTNTLTSDPAQTIDQIRRCEDAGADLIRVSCPDTDSTAALGKIVRAARIPIIADIHFHYKRALEAADAGAACLRINPGNIGSSERVGEVVRAAKANGCAIRIGVNAGSLEKDLLEKYGEPCPEALVESALDHIKLLQDHDFHDYKVAVKASDVFLAVAAYAQLADAVDCPLHLGITEAGGLIGGTVKSALGIGNLLWAGIGDTIRVSLSAEPEEEVRVGYEILKSLGLRTRGVRVVSCPSCARQGFDVIRTVQALEDALGHIKTPMSLSVLGCVVNGPGEARETDIGITGGGNGRHMVYLSGVTDHHVEDADMIAHIVRLVEAKAAEIEAGNAVSMDVAHGKAA; this comes from the coding sequence ATGAGCGATCATAATCCCGGCCTGCGCCCCTGGCGCGACATTGCACGGCGGACGAGCCGCCAGATCATGGTCGGAAACGTCCCCGTCGGCGGCGGCGCGCCGATCAGCGTGCAGACAATGACCAACACGCTGACGAGCGATCCGGCGCAGACGATCGACCAGATCCGCCGCTGCGAGGACGCCGGCGCCGACCTGATCCGCGTCTCGTGCCCCGACACCGATTCGACCGCGGCGCTCGGCAAGATCGTCCGCGCGGCGCGCATTCCGATCATCGCCGACATCCATTTCCACTATAAGCGCGCATTGGAAGCCGCCGACGCCGGCGCCGCCTGCCTGCGCATCAACCCCGGCAATATCGGCTCGTCGGAACGCGTCGGCGAGGTCGTGCGCGCCGCCAAGGCGAACGGCTGCGCGATCCGCATCGGCGTCAACGCCGGCAGCCTCGAGAAGGACCTGCTCGAAAAATATGGCGAGCCCTGCCCCGAGGCGCTCGTCGAAAGCGCGCTCGACCATATCAAGCTGCTGCAGGACCATGATTTCCACGACTACAAGGTCGCGGTGAAGGCGAGCGACGTCTTCCTCGCGGTCGCCGCCTATGCGCAGCTCGCCGACGCGGTCGACTGCCCGCTGCACCTCGGCATCACCGAGGCGGGCGGGCTGATCGGTGGCACGGTGAAAAGCGCGCTCGGCATCGGCAACCTGCTCTGGGCCGGGATCGGCGACACGATCCGCGTTTCGCTTTCGGCGGAACCCGAAGAGGAAGTACGCGTCGGCTACGAGATACTGAAATCGCTGGGCCTCAGAACCCGCGGCGTGCGCGTCGTCTCCTGCCCCAGCTGCGCACGACAGGGTTTCGACGTCATCCGCACCGTCCAGGCGCTCGAGGACGCGCTCGGCCACATCAAGACGCCGATGTCGCTCTCGGTCCTCGGCTGCGTCGTCAACGGCCCCGGCGAAGCGCGCGAGACCGACATCGGCATCACCGGCGGCGGCAACGGCAGGCATATGGTCTATCTCTCGGGCGTCACCGACCACCATGTCGAGGACGCCGACATGATCGCGCACATCGTCAGGCTCGTCGAAGCCAAGGCGGCCGAGATCGAGGCGGGCAACGCGGTGAGCATGGACGTCGCGCACGGCAAGGCGGCGTAG
- a CDS encoding GNAT family N-acetyltransferase — translation MTLAIRPATRADLPLIAEFIRDLAEYERLSHEVRFDEAKLGENLFGPRPYAEVVIGEIDGTPQGFALFFHNFSTFEGRPGIYLEDLFVRPEARGSGLGKALLAHLAELCIERDCARLEWWVLDWNEPSIGFYKSLGARMMDEWTVMRVDGDALTRLSRTT, via the coding sequence ATGACGCTCGCCATCCGCCCCGCCACCCGTGCCGACCTGCCGCTGATCGCCGAGTTCATCCGCGACCTCGCCGAATATGAAAGACTGTCGCACGAAGTCCGCTTCGACGAAGCGAAGCTCGGCGAAAACCTCTTCGGCCCGCGCCCCTATGCCGAGGTCGTGATCGGCGAAATCGACGGGACGCCGCAGGGCTTTGCGCTTTTCTTCCACAATTTCTCGACCTTCGAGGGGCGCCCCGGCATCTACCTGGAGGATCTGTTCGTCCGTCCCGAAGCGCGCGGATCGGGACTCGGCAAGGCGCTGCTCGCGCATCTCGCCGAACTGTGCATCGAACGCGATTGCGCACGCCTCGAATGGTGGGTGCTCGACTGGAACGAACCCAGCATCGGCTTCTACAAGAGCCTCGGCGCCAGGATGATGGACGAATGGACCGTGATGCGCGTCGATGGCGACGCGCTGACCCGGCTTTCGCGCACCACGTGA
- a CDS encoding nuclear transport factor 2 family protein has product MNRMMFAASVALFVVAMAPVAQAQMPTWSAEQAAAWKVVEQSWVDDVAQNGKWPTNYADPQMVVWSSEFAAPRGKDSAVRWTKFLNGQSKVIQYELSPQSISLSGNTAVVTYALTIVNQRGTDKPDWGKEAIVETLVRGEGGWKFLSSTSFALGK; this is encoded by the coding sequence ATGAACAGGATGATGTTCGCCGCTTCTGTGGCCCTTTTCGTCGTGGCGATGGCACCCGTCGCCCAGGCTCAGATGCCCACATGGTCGGCCGAGCAAGCCGCGGCATGGAAGGTCGTCGAGCAAAGCTGGGTCGACGATGTCGCCCAGAACGGCAAATGGCCGACAAATTACGCCGACCCGCAGATGGTCGTCTGGTCGTCCGAATTCGCCGCGCCGCGCGGCAAGGATTCGGCGGTGCGCTGGACCAAATTCCTGAATGGCCAGAGCAAGGTCATCCAATATGAACTGAGCCCGCAATCGATCTCGCTCAGCGGCAACACGGCGGTCGTCACCTATGCGCTGACGATCGTCAACCAGCGCGGCACCGACAAGCCCGACTGGGGCAAGGAAGCGATCGTCGAAACGCTGGTGCGCGGCGAGGGCGGCTGGAAATTCCTGTCCTCGACCAGCTTCGCGCTCGGCAAATAG
- a CDS encoding acyltransferase family protein, which yields MTTQRHYGMDWLRIGAFALLILYHIGMYFVPWDWHVKIDPTIDWVALPMYATNGWRLPLLFLVSGYANAALLVKLDGAGAFARSRSARLLIPLAFGIIVVIPPQPWVELVGQHGYPHGFLRFWTSDYFRFGTLGGIVLPTWQHLWFVVYLWTYTMLAALLLAAVPAAMRGWIADGAARLLSGWRLLIVPMLWWLAVYGAFPEHDETHALFDDGPAHLRYLMAFGAGWLLRVRPALFAAVARCWKVAALLGLLAFLPIMWVESTWSGDMRAPDWAIALFHVARRVQGWVAIVALIGVADRYWNRDHPKRAMFAEAVFPFYIIHQTIIVVAGWYLLRAGVAALPSFLILLAATMLGCWLFYAIGRSIGWLRPLIGLQRR from the coding sequence ATGACCACGCAACGCCACTACGGCATGGACTGGCTGCGCATCGGCGCCTTCGCGCTGCTGATCCTCTATCATATCGGCATGTATTTCGTGCCGTGGGATTGGCATGTGAAGATCGATCCGACGATCGATTGGGTTGCGTTGCCGATGTACGCGACGAATGGCTGGCGGCTTCCATTGCTGTTTCTGGTGTCGGGTTATGCGAATGCTGCGTTGCTGGTGAAGCTGGACGGCGCCGGGGCGTTCGCGCGGTCGCGCAGCGCGCGGTTGCTGATCCCGCTGGCGTTCGGGATCATCGTGGTCATCCCGCCGCAACCATGGGTCGAGCTGGTCGGCCAGCATGGCTATCCGCACGGCTTTCTGCGCTTCTGGACGTCGGACTATTTCCGCTTCGGCACGCTGGGCGGGATCGTGCTGCCGACCTGGCAGCATCTGTGGTTCGTTGTCTATCTGTGGACCTATACGATGCTCGCCGCGCTGCTGCTCGCGGCGGTGCCCGCGGCGATGCGGGGGTGGATCGCCGATGGCGCGGCGCGGCTGCTGTCGGGCTGGCGGCTGCTGATCGTGCCGATGCTGTGGTGGCTCGCGGTTTACGGCGCCTTTCCTGAGCATGACGAGACGCATGCGCTGTTCGACGACGGGCCGGCGCATCTCCGCTATCTTATGGCTTTCGGCGCGGGCTGGCTGCTGCGCGTGCGGCCCGCCCTGTTCGCGGCCGTCGCCCGCTGCTGGAAGGTCGCCGCGCTGCTTGGCCTGCTGGCGTTCCTGCCGATCATGTGGGTCGAATCGACTTGGTCCGGCGACATGCGCGCGCCCGACTGGGCGATCGCGCTATTCCATGTCGCGCGGCGGGTGCAGGGCTGGGTAGCGATCGTCGCGCTCATCGGCGTCGCCGACCGGTACTGGAACCGCGACCATCCAAAACGCGCGATGTTCGCCGAGGCGGTCTTCCCCTTTTACATCATTCACCAGACGATCATCGTCGTCGCCGGATGGTATCTGCTGCGAGCGGGCGTGGCGGCGTTGCCATCCTTCCTGATCCTGCTCGCGGCGACGATGCTGGGATGCTGGCTTTTCTATGCGATTGGGCGCAGCATCGGCTGGCTGCGGCCGCTGATCGGGCTCCAACGGCGATAG
- a CDS encoding acyl-CoA carboxylase subunit beta: protein MSWKKEVEELAARRAMAEKMGGKEKVARQHSRGKMDARARLNAIVDPGSFREIGKIAGRGTYGAGGELEDLAPSNFIFGRANIDGRPVVASADDFTVRGGAADAALHRKFVQCEAMAHEYRLPLIRMIDGTGGGGSVRTLEDMGYTYIPHVPGWDEVIANLDTVPVVALALGPTAGLGAARVVASHYSVMVRGLSQLFAAGPAVAAAIGDTLDREELGGSDVHTRNGVVDDEVASEAEAFASARRFLSYLPSSIHDRAARTACSDPVDRREESLLSVVPREAKQVYAMRRIADAVFDKGSFFEMGARWGRAVITAFARLDGWPVAVLASDPSYLGGSWDAKTSEKAERFVKLADQFRLPIVHLVDNPGFMIGGEAERTGTIRYGVQAMNAIYRATVPLASVVVRRAYGIAGSAMSNAERFQYRFAWPSGDWGSLPIEGGVEVAYKSELEAAADPAAHLEAIRERLNRVRSPFRTAERFGVEDIIDPRDTRPLLCEFAELAWRVVK from the coding sequence ATGAGCTGGAAAAAAGAAGTCGAGGAACTCGCCGCGCGCCGCGCGATGGCGGAGAAGATGGGCGGCAAGGAAAAAGTCGCGCGCCAGCACAGTCGCGGCAAGATGGACGCGCGCGCGCGATTGAACGCGATCGTCGATCCGGGCAGTTTTCGCGAGATCGGCAAGATCGCGGGGCGCGGCACCTACGGCGCCGGTGGCGAGCTGGAAGACCTCGCGCCAAGCAACTTCATTTTCGGCCGCGCGAACATCGACGGGCGGCCGGTCGTCGCCTCGGCCGACGACTTCACCGTGCGCGGCGGCGCCGCCGATGCGGCGCTGCATCGCAAGTTCGTCCAGTGCGAGGCGATGGCGCACGAATATCGCCTGCCGCTCATTCGCATGATCGACGGCACCGGCGGCGGCGGGTCGGTCAGGACGCTGGAGGATATGGGCTATACCTATATCCCGCATGTGCCGGGGTGGGACGAGGTCATCGCCAATCTCGACACGGTGCCGGTGGTCGCGCTCGCGCTGGGGCCGACCGCGGGGCTGGGCGCGGCGCGGGTTGTCGCCAGCCATTACAGCGTGATGGTGCGCGGGCTGTCGCAGCTGTTCGCGGCGGGACCGGCGGTGGCGGCGGCGATCGGCGATACATTGGACCGCGAGGAGCTGGGCGGCAGCGACGTGCACACGCGCAACGGCGTCGTCGACGACGAGGTGGCGAGCGAGGCCGAAGCCTTCGCCTCCGCGCGGCGGTTTTTGTCCTATCTGCCCTCGTCGATCCATGACCGGGCGGCGCGGACCGCTTGTAGCGATCCCGTGGACCGGCGTGAGGAGTCGCTGCTGTCGGTGGTGCCGCGCGAGGCGAAGCAGGTCTATGCGATGCGGCGCATCGCCGACGCGGTGTTCGACAAGGGCAGTTTTTTCGAGATGGGGGCCCGTTGGGGTCGCGCCGTCATCACCGCTTTCGCGCGGCTGGACGGCTGGCCGGTCGCGGTGCTCGCGAGCGATCCGTCCTACCTCGGCGGATCGTGGGACGCCAAGACGAGCGAAAAGGCCGAGCGTTTTGTCAAGCTGGCCGACCAGTTCCGGCTGCCGATCGTTCATCTGGTCGATAACCCCGGCTTCATGATCGGCGGCGAGGCCGAGCGGACGGGGACGATCCGTTACGGGGTACAGGCGATGAACGCGATCTACCGCGCCACCGTGCCGCTCGCGTCGGTGGTGGTGCGCCGTGCCTATGGGATCGCGGGGAGCGCGATGTCGAACGCCGAGCGGTTCCAGTATCGCTTCGCCTGGCCGTCGGGCGACTGGGGCAGCCTGCCGATCGAAGGCGGGGTCGAGGTCGCGTACAAGAGCGAGCTGGAAGCGGCGGCGGATCCGGCAGCGCATCTGGAAGCGATCCGCGAGCGCCTCAATCGCGTGCGCTCGCCGTTCCGCACGGCAGAGCGGTTTGGAGTCGAGGATATCATCGACCCACGCGATACGCGGCCTTTGCTGTGCGAGTTTGCGGAACTGGCGTGGCGGGTGGTGAAATAG
- a CDS encoding SDR family NAD(P)-dependent oxidoreductase yields MSDRNLAGRIALVTGASRGIGRGIAIGLAEAGADVAVNYTRDEAAAAETVAAIQALGRKAKAYRASVTDEAGCAAMVAAVAADFGAMSILVNNAGVASRGLSVADTSPEEVDKLFAVHAAGPHRLSRLALPQLRSHARSDIIIISSIATYVNAPNGAPYTMAKAAGEALALTLAKEELKNGVRVNIVAPALTVSDMGEKLSRAITGEDDIHHLDAKMPFGRVALPADVAAAVVWFVSDANSYCSGQKLNIDGAGQATFR; encoded by the coding sequence ATGAGCGACAGGAATCTTGCGGGGCGCATCGCGCTCGTTACCGGCGCCTCGCGCGGCATCGGGCGCGGCATTGCGATCGGACTTGCGGAGGCGGGCGCCGACGTCGCGGTGAATTACACACGCGACGAAGCAGCCGCCGCCGAAACGGTCGCCGCCATTCAGGCGCTCGGCCGCAAGGCGAAGGCCTATCGGGCGTCGGTCACCGACGAAGCCGGCTGCGCCGCGATGGTCGCCGCGGTCGCTGCCGACTTCGGCGCCATGTCGATCCTCGTCAACAATGCGGGCGTCGCCAGCCGCGGGCTGTCGGTCGCCGACACCAGCCCCGAAGAGGTCGACAAGCTCTTCGCCGTCCACGCCGCCGGTCCGCACCGCCTCAGCCGCCTCGCGCTGCCACAACTGCGGAGCCATGCGCGCAGCGACATCATCATCATCTCCAGCATCGCCACCTATGTGAACGCGCCGAACGGCGCCCCCTACACGATGGCGAAGGCGGCGGGCGAAGCGCTTGCGCTGACGCTCGCCAAGGAGGAACTGAAGAACGGTGTCCGCGTCAACATCGTCGCCCCCGCGCTCACCGTCAGCGACATGGGCGAAAAACTCTCGCGCGCGATCACCGGCGAGGACGACATCCACCATCTCGACGCCAAAATGCCCTTCGGCCGCGTCGCCCTCCCCGCCGACGTCGCCGCCGCGGTCGTGTGGTTCGTCAGTGACGCGAACAGCTATTGTTCGGGGCAAAAGCTCAACATCGACGGCGCGGGACAGGCGACGTTTCGGTGA
- a CDS encoding DMT family transporter codes for MRPDSPSPVIPFLIACAGIATFSAMDVLMKGLSINIGAYNAVLWRTGAGALLSGLIYFASRPKWPGQATMRIHAWRSLFVAGMALCFFWALARLPIAEAIAIAFVAPLMALYMAAIFLGEKIGPRSIAASLLGLIGVIVIVAGKLGGDYSDEALLAVGAVFLSAVFYAYNLVLARRQAKMAEPLEIAFFQNAFVTAILAVGAPWFLAVPAASHAPHIAGAAALATASLLLLSWAYARAETQILATTEYTGFLWAMLFGWMFFDEAVTWPTIAGAFLIVAACLIVTRKAPHGDPIEPAAA; via the coding sequence ATGCGCCCCGATTCGCCCTCGCCCGTCATCCCCTTCCTGATCGCCTGCGCGGGGATCGCGACCTTTTCGGCGATGGACGTGCTGATGAAGGGGCTGTCGATTAACATCGGCGCCTATAACGCGGTCCTCTGGCGCACCGGCGCCGGGGCATTGCTGAGCGGGCTTATCTATTTCGCGAGCCGCCCCAAATGGCCCGGCCAGGCGACGATGCGGATCCACGCCTGGCGTTCGCTCTTCGTCGCGGGCATGGCGCTCTGCTTCTTCTGGGCGCTCGCGCGGCTGCCGATCGCCGAAGCGATCGCGATCGCCTTCGTCGCGCCGTTGATGGCGCTTTACATGGCTGCGATCTTCCTCGGTGAAAAGATCGGCCCGCGCTCGATCGCAGCCTCGCTGCTCGGGCTCATCGGGGTGATCGTGATCGTCGCGGGCAAATTGGGCGGCGATTACAGCGACGAAGCGCTGCTCGCGGTGGGCGCGGTGTTCCTTTCGGCGGTCTTCTACGCCTATAATCTCGTCCTCGCGCGGCGGCAGGCGAAGATGGCCGAACCGCTGGAAATCGCCTTTTTCCAGAATGCGTTCGTGACCGCGATCCTCGCGGTCGGCGCGCCCTGGTTCCTCGCCGTCCCCGCCGCAAGCCATGCGCCGCACATCGCCGGCGCCGCGGCGCTCGCAACGGCATCGCTGCTGTTGCTGAGCTGGGCCTATGCCCGTGCCGAGACGCAGATCCTCGCGACGACCGAATATACCGGCTTCCTCTGGGCGATGCTCTTCGGCTGGATGTTCTTCGACGAAGCGGTGACCTGGCCGACAATCGCCGGCGCCTTCCTCATCGTCGCCGCCTGCCTGATCGTCACGCGCAAGGCGCCCCACGGCGATCCGATTGAACCCGCCGCGGCGTGA
- a CDS encoding NADPH-dependent FMN reductase, which produces MDPGAFDLPLYSAAIEANAFPPDAERLKALFVEQDGLPFVSPEYNGSLSPLLKNAIDRASRPTGDEGPVALTACRGKAAALPPRTLFQQD; this is translated from the coding sequence GTGGACCCTGGCGCCTTCGACCTGCCGCTCTATTCGGCGGCGATCGAGGCGAACGCCTTTCCGCCCGACGCCGAACGGCTGAAGGCGCTGTTCGTCGAGCAGGATGGCCTGCCCTTCGTGTCGCCCGAATATAATGGCTCGCTGTCGCCGCTCCTCAAAAATGCGATCGACCGGGCCTCGCGCCCCACGGGCGACGAGGGGCCGGTCGCGCTGACGGCCTGTCGCGGCAAGGCGGCGGCGCTGCCGCCCCGGACCTTGTTTCAACAGGATTGA
- a CDS encoding MarR family winged helix-turn-helix transcriptional regulator produces MAKDKQAYRYPAEYYTNPENSIGYLARVVFRSFSRLLERRTLTHDVSAGQWRFLRQLWREDGITQRELSERVGMREPTTVVALKGLEKAGLITRRKTAEDRRKTFIYLTPHAKKLELILAPMNAEIHEIATKGMTDAEVEMLQSLMRRVIDNLAEETRKLAVLSEIKA; encoded by the coding sequence TTGGCGAAAGACAAGCAGGCGTACCGGTATCCGGCCGAATATTATACCAATCCCGAAAACAGCATCGGCTATCTGGCGCGCGTCGTCTTTCGTTCCTTTTCACGGCTGCTCGAACGCCGCACGCTGACGCATGACGTCTCGGCCGGCCAGTGGCGTTTCCTGCGGCAATTATGGCGCGAGGACGGCATTACCCAGCGCGAGCTGAGCGAGCGCGTCGGGATGCGCGAGCCGACGACGGTGGTTGCGCTGAAGGGGCTCGAAAAGGCGGGGTTGATCACGCGCAGGAAGACCGCCGAGGACCGGCGCAAGACCTTCATCTATCTGACTCCGCACGCCAAGAAACTCGAACTCATCCTTGCGCCGATGAATGCCGAGATCCACGAGATCGCGACCAAGGGCATGACCGACGCGGAGGTCGAGATGCTGCAATCGCTGATGCGGCGCGTGATCGACAATCTGGCCGAGGAAACGCGCAAGCTGGCGGTGCTGTCCGAAATCAAGGCCTGA
- a CDS encoding acyl-CoA dehydrogenase family protein, whose translation MDFAVPADLQAYLDELDAFIEAEIKPLEEADDNIRFFDHRREHSRTDWDNQGLPRHEWEALLKEATRRADAAGHWRFSAPKKYGGKDGSNLWMAVIREHFAAKGLGLHNDLQNEHSIVGNFPFVEMFEQFATSEEQKAEFILGGFEGRRRTAFGLTEPDHGSDATHMETRAVRQTRDGVDGWLINGRKMWITGMHVATHCATFCRTSGADGDAKGITCLLVPTGTPGMTVDEYMWTFNMPTDHPRMTFADVWVPDSARLGPVDGGLSIAQSFVHQNRIRQAASSLGAAVYCIEESVKYARERKPFGEALARNQAIQFPLVELATQAEMLRLLIRKTAWDMDNTPHKEIERTLSDKVSMCNYWANRLVCEAADRAMQVHGGIGYSRHKPFEHIYRHHRRYRITEGAEEIQMRKVAAYLFGYLGPRRETLGRI comes from the coding sequence ATGGATTTTGCGGTTCCGGCCGATTTGCAGGCCTATCTGGACGAACTCGACGCCTTCATCGAAGCGGAGATCAAGCCGCTCGAAGAAGCCGACGACAATATCCGCTTTTTCGACCATCGCCGCGAACATAGCCGCACCGACTGGGACAATCAGGGGCTGCCGCGCCATGAGTGGGAAGCGCTGCTCAAGGAGGCGACGCGCCGCGCCGACGCCGCGGGCCACTGGCGCTTTTCGGCGCCGAAGAAATATGGCGGCAAGGACGGATCAAACCTGTGGATGGCGGTGATCCGCGAACATTTTGCCGCCAAGGGGCTGGGGCTGCACAATGATCTGCAGAACGAGCACAGCATCGTCGGCAATTTCCCCTTCGTCGAAATGTTCGAGCAGTTCGCGACGAGCGAGGAACAGAAGGCGGAGTTCATCCTCGGCGGCTTCGAGGGTCGGCGTCGCACCGCCTTTGGCCTGACCGAGCCGGACCATGGCAGCGACGCGACGCATATGGAAACGCGCGCGGTGCGGCAAACGCGCGACGGCGTCGACGGCTGGCTGATCAACGGCCGCAAGATGTGGATCACCGGGATGCACGTCGCGACGCACTGCGCGACCTTTTGCCGGACGAGCGGCGCCGACGGCGATGCGAAGGGGATCACCTGCTTGCTGGTGCCGACGGGCACGCCCGGCATGACGGTCGATGAATATATGTGGACGTTCAACATGCCCACCGATCATCCCCGCATGACCTTTGCCGACGTGTGGGTGCCCGACAGCGCGCGGCTTGGCCCGGTGGACGGCGGGCTGTCGATCGCGCAGAGCTTCGTCCACCAGAACCGCATTCGTCAGGCCGCAAGCTCGCTCGGCGCCGCGGTCTACTGCATCGAAGAAAGCGTCAAATATGCGCGGGAACGCAAGCCCTTCGGCGAAGCGCTCGCCAGAAATCAAGCGATCCAGTTCCCGCTCGTCGAGCTGGCGACGCAGGCCGAAATGCTGCGGCTGCTGATCCGCAAAACCGCGTGGGACATGGACAATACGCCGCACAAGGAGATCGAGCGCACGCTGTCCGACAAGGTCAGCATGTGCAATTACTGGGCGAACCGCCTCGTCTGCGAAGCCGCCGACCGCGCGATGCAGGTCCATGGCGGCATCGGCTATTCGCGGCACAAGCCCTTCGAGCATATTTATCGCCACCATCGCCGTTATCGCATCACCGAAGGCGCCGAAGAGATCCAGATGCGCAAGGTCGCGGCCTATCTCTTCGGCTATCTCGGCCCGCGCCGCGAAACGCTGGGGCGGATCTGA